A stretch of Zootoca vivipara chromosome 13, rZooViv1.1, whole genome shotgun sequence DNA encodes these proteins:
- the LOC118094587 gene encoding vomeronasal type-2 receptor 26-like — translation MLRIPHEYYWPGDFIIGGLASHLFVALDKEDFKEMLATHQLLNLFVVPKNYQHILALAFAVKEINENPKILPNITLGFHIYDSYFNQRMTYRAALNLPSTLMPNYKCDTQKHLMAVIGGLDFDTSVYLADILGIYKIPQLTYGSFALEYTDESQSTPFYRMVPNEAHQYTGIVELLLHFGWTWVGLLAGDNDSGERFVQTLKPLLSQKGICLAFSEKTLKTTYLTEYYAMYSQWIQIYHVVMESNAKVVVFYGETKSMLGLRAIVALGELENVTKTSVGKVWILTAQLEFTALAYQMSWDMQAFQGSLSFAVHSNVVQGFKAFLQVQNPLEANGNGFVKQFWAQVFLCLFPNSNTEEQTSDTCTGEEKLEDLPSSAFEMIIGGHSYSLYNAVYAIAHALHAMFLSRTKHRAAVEGGMQELLMLQPWQIHPFLRSVSFNNSAGETVSFGENREVQAGFDITNMVTFPNNSFMRVKVGRMDLEAAPGQEFSIDDNRMVPPLSVCNPSCPPGSSKEKKEGEPFCCYNCAPCPQGKISSQKDMDECAACREDHYSNRDKSQCIPKTINFLSFKAPLGISLACFSLFLSFLTLVVQAIFIKHQDTPIVRANNRELTYTLLTSLLLCFLCPLIFLSPPERVSCLLRQMAFGLVFTVTVSCVLAKTITVVLAFVATKPGSRMRKWVGKRLASSIVISCSLIQVGICTVWLGTSPPFPDSDMHSVMREIILGCNEGSVALFYCVLGYMGFLAIISFVVAFFARKLPDSFNEAKFITFSMLLFCSVWISFVPVYLSTKGKYMVAVEIFSILASSAGLLGSIFVPKCYIILLRPDLNSKEFLIKRK, via the exons ATGCTTAGGATTCCACATGAATACTACTGGCCTGGTGACTTCATCATTGGTGGACTTGCCTCTCACCTCTTTGTTGCTTTGGATAAAGAAGACTTCAAAGAAATGCTAGCCACACATCAACTGCTTAATCTCTT TGTGGTGCCAAAGAACTACCAGCATATTCTGGCCTTGGCCTTTGCTGTCAAGGAGATCAATGAGAACCCCAAGATCTTGCCTAATATCACATTGGGATTCCATATCTATGACAGTTACTTCAATCAAAGGATGACCTACAGGGCTGCTCTGAACCTTCCCTCTACACTTATGCCCAACTACAAGTGTGACACCCAGAAACATCTGATGGCAGTTATTGGGGGGCTTGACTTTGATACCTCGGTCTACTTGGCAGACATACTGGGCATCTACAAGATCCCCCAG CTCACTTATGGTTCCTTTGCTCTAGAGTATACCGATGAAAGCCAATCCACTCCCTTTTACCGGATGGTGCCAAACGAAGCCCATCAGTACACTGGGATTGTTGAGTTACTTTTGCACTTTGGTTGGACGTGGGTTGGGTTGCTCGCTGGAGATAATGACAGCGGAGAGAGATTTGTTCAGACCCTGAAACCTCTGCTGTCCCAGAAAGGCATTTGCTTGGCCTTCTCAGAGAAAACCCTGAAAACCACATATTTGACTGAGTATTATGCCATGTATTCCCAATGGATCCAAATCTATCATGTTGTTATGGAAAGTAACgccaaagttgttgttttctatGGAGAAACAAAGTCCATgcttggcttgagagcaatagTAGCTCTTGGTGAATTGGAAAATGTGACCAAGACATCTGTGGGCAAGGTATGGATTCTGACGGCACAGCTGGAGTTCACAGCATTGGCCTATCAAATGAGTTGGGATATGCAAGCCTTCCAGGGTTCCCTCTCCTTTGCAGTTCATTCAAATGTGGTACAAGGATTCAAAGCCTTTCTTCAGGTACAAAATCCTTTGGAGGCAAATGGAAATGGCTTTGTCAAGCAGTTCTGGGCACAAGTCTTTCTCTGTTTATTTCCAAACTCCAATACGGAGGAGCAGACCAGTGACACCTGCACTGGAGAGGAGAAGCTGGAAGATCTCCCTTCATCTGCTTTTGAGATGATCATAGGTGGCCACAGCTACAGTctctataatgctgtctatgccaTAGCACATGCCCTACATGCCATGTTCTTGTCGAGGACCAAACACAGGGCAGCGGTGgaaggagggatgcaggagcttctAATGCTACAGCCTTGGCAG ATCCATCCCTTCCTTAGGAGTGTCTCCTTTAACAACTCTGCTGGAGAAACGGTATCTTTTGGTGAGAACAGGGAAGTACAAGCTGGCTTTGATATTACTAACATGGTCACTTTTCCAAATAACTCCTTCATGAGAGTCAAGGTTGGAAGGATGGATTTGGAGGCTGCCCCAGGTCAGGAATTCTCCATTGATGACAACAGAATG GTTCCACCCCTTTCTGTGTGCAATCCAAGTTGTCCTCCTGGTTCCAGCAAggagaagaaggaaggggagcCATTCTGCTGCTATAATTGTGCTCCTTGTCCTCAAGGCAAGATTTCATCCCAAAAGG ACATGGATGAATGTGCTGCGTGCCGTGAAGATCACTATTCAAATAGGGATAAATCACAATGCATTCCAAAGACAATCAACTTCCTGTCTTTTAAAGCGCCTCTGGGGATAAGCTTAGcatgtttttctctttttctctctttcctcacaTTGGTGGTCCAAGCCATCTTCATTAAACATCAGGACACACCCATTGTCAGAGCAAACAATCGAGaactcacctacactctcctcacatccctcctgctctgctttctcTGCCCACTGATCTTCCTCAGCCCTCCAGAAAGAGTGAGCTGTCTGCTCCGACAAATGGCCTTTGGacttgttttcacagtgaccgTTTCTTGTGTGCTGGCCAAAACTATCACAGTGGTTCTAGCCTTTgtggccaccaaaccaggatccagaatgaggaagtgggtggggaaaagactggcAAGCTCCATTGTGATTTCTTGTTCCCTTATCCAAGTGGGCATTTGCACTGTGTGGTTAggaacctctcccccattccctgatTCCGACATGCACTCTGTGATGAGAGAAATCATTCTAGGGTGTAACGAAGGATCAGTTGCCCTGTTTTactgtgtcctgggctacatgggcttttTGGCCATTATCAGCTTTGTTGTGGCCTTTTTTGCCAGGAAACTGCCTGACAGCTTTAATGAGGCCaaattcatcactttcagcatgttgttgttttgtagtgTTTGGATCTCCTTTGTTCCggtctacctgagcaccaaggggaaatacatggtggctgtggagatcttctccatcttggcctccagtgctggcttACTGGGCTCCATCTTTGTtcctaaatgctacatcattttGTTGAGACCTGATCTGAACAGCAAGGAGTTCTTAATAAAgaggaaataa